One Coccinella septempunctata chromosome X, icCocSept1.1, whole genome shotgun sequence genomic window carries:
- the LOC123321389 gene encoding protein hook gives MTMSQLKMDQVKEMCKSLCVWLETVVPSVGKNFEDLADGVAITDALVQISPENFEKLLPKIKKDAGCNWRLRVSNLKKILHAVIEYYQDVLSLQLQLDAVNPDVVALGEKCDIVQLTKLLQLVLGCAINCDRKQDYITTIMQLEESVQQNIMQAIQQLEDVTLGSGRSGISLLLFDTETKNRLISELETAKQAKDSLSQQCLNLEQQIQILIDEKQNLVIENDNLKEIEKKYKDSRRQIEKLKEELFKDEVQKDDYKSKIIEQEKQIMNYLEKISELTVAASATSRLKDEIDALSESALKVQDLEMTVNSYKKRLEKYQDIKKKMQKLEEKNMEYLQKNLEYEEELQKVNIWKNQCETYKQQLNNIQQKLDEEIQRADKAEYTVEKLESKLLALQGEKDRLIIERDVLKDENEDLKFGRPAVKSGAAMSEELTPTEMKERLRFLEKENKSLRGTCQEAEAKQTLLDNALGRIEKLQQINRNSTQTILKLETQIEELTKNDQKNEAQENAIKEYKHRILMLQESLNVKENEFHALQTRYNRNIEKAREVAQHLDSKSNGTVDILAQQAHVRELENKLIATGFYRLSLNCHQEAMDERIAAMSTGQGQTFLARQRQATPRKQIQRFKSK, from the exons ATGACTATGTCCCAGTTGAAAATGGATCAAGTGAAAGAAATGTGTAAAAGTTTGTGTGTGTGGCTGGAGACGGTGGTTCCAAGTGTGGGTAAAAATTTCGAAGACCTGGCAGACGGAGTAGCGATAACCGATGCTTTGGTGCAAATTTCACCtgaaaatttcgagaaattACTCCCGAAAATAAAGAAGGATGCAGGGTGCAACTGGAGGCTACGAGTGAGCAATCTAAAGAAGATTCTTCATGCTGTGATAGAATATTATCAAGATGTTCTCTCCCTGCAACTACAGCTTGATGCTGTGAATCCTGATGTTGTAGCATTAGGAGAAAAATGTGATATAGTCCAACTCACCAAACTCTTGCAATTGGTTTTAG GATGTGCAATTAACTGTGATAGGAAACAAGATTACATAACAACTATAATGCAGTTGGAAGAATCTGTAcaacaaaatataatgcaagcTATTCAGCAATTAGAAGATGTAACCCTTGGGTCAGGCAGATCAGGAATAAGCCTTTTGTTGTTTGATACCGAAACAAAAAATAGACTTATCAGCGAGCTTGAAACAGCTAAACAGGCTAAAGATAGCTTAAGCCAGCAGTGTCTGAATTTGGAACAGCAAATACAAATTCTAATAGACGAGAAACAAAACCTTGTAATAGAAAACGATAATctcaaagaaattgaaaaaaaatataaggaCAGCAGAAGACAAATCGAAAAACTGAAAGAGGAATTATTCAAAGATGAAGTTCAGAAAGATGACTACAAATCTAAAATAATAGaacaagaaaaacaaataatgaaTTATCTGGAAAAAATTTCGGAATTAACTGTTGCTGCAAGTGCCACCTCACGTTTGAAAGATGAGATCGATGCTCTTTCAGAATCTGCACTCAAAGTTCAAGATCTAGAAATGACAGTAAATTCATATAAGAAAAGATTAGAGAAATATCAGGATATCAAaaagaaaatgcaaaaacttgaagagaaaaatatggaatatttgCAGAAAAATTTAGAGTATGAAGAAGAACTACAGAAAGTTAATATATGGAAGAATCAGTGTGAGACATACAAACAGCAGCTaaataatattcaacaaaaaCTTGATGAAGAAATACAGAGAGCAGATAAAGcagaatatactgttgaaaagCTTGAGAGCAAATTACTGGCTTTACAAGGAGAAAAAGATAGGCTAATTATAGAAAGGGATGTTTTGAAGGACGAAAATGAGGACTTGAAATTTGGTAGACCAGCTGTTAAAAGTGGTGCTGCAATGTCAGAAGAATTGACTCCAACTGAGATGAAAGAAAGGCTTCGTTTTctggaaaaagaaaataaatcatTGAGAGGAACTTGCCAAGAAGCTGAAGCCAAACAAACTCTCCTTGATAATGCTTTAGGtagaattgaaaaattgcagcaaATAAACCGTAACTCTACTCAAACCATTCTGAAATTAGAAACCCAGATAGAAGAGTTGACGAAAAATGATCAGAAGAATGAGGCTCAAGAAAATGCTATTAAAGAATATAAACATAGAATTTTAATGTTGCAAGAAAGTTTGAATGTGaaagaaaatgaatttcatgctTTACAAACAAGATATAATAGAAATATCGAGAAAGCTAGAGAGGTAGCACAGCACCTTGATTCGAAATCTAATGGTACCGTAGATATCCTAGCACAACAGGCACATGTTAGAGAACTTGAAAACAAGCTAATAGCTACTGGATTTTACCGCTTAAGCTTGAATTGTCATCAAGAAGCAATGGATGAGAGAATTGCTGCAATGAGCACAGGTCAGGGTCAAACGTTTTTAGCAAGACAGCGGCAGGCTACACCCAGAAAACAAATTCAGAGATTCAAGTCCAAGTAG
- the LOC123322433 gene encoding elongation factor 1-alpha codes for MGKEKTHINIVVIGHVDSGKSTTTGHLIYKCGGIDKRTIEKFEKEAQEMGKGSFKYAWVLDKLKAERERGITIDIALWKFETSKYYVTIIDAPGHRDFIKNMITGTSQADCAVLIVAAGTGEFEAGISKNGQTREHALLAFTLGVKQLIVGVNKMDSTEPPYSESRFEEIKKEVSSYIKKIGYNPAAVAFVPISGWHGDNMLEPSTKMPWFKGWAIERKEGKADGKCLIEALDAILPPSRPTEKPLRLPLQDVYKIGGIGTVPVGRVETGVLKPGTVVVFAPANITTEVKSVEMHHEALQEAVPGDNVGFNVKNVSVKELRRGYVAGDSKNNPPRGASDFTAQVIVLNHPGQISNGYTPVLDCHTAHIACKFAEIKEKVDRRSGKTTEENPKAIKSGDAAIVNLVPSKPMCVESFQEFPPLGRFAVRDMRQTVAVGVIKSVSFKEGGAGKVTKAAEKATKKK; via the exons AAGCCCAGGAAATGGGAAAGGGTTCTTTCAAATATGCGTGGGTACTTGACAAACTTAAGGCTGAACGTGAACGTGGTATCACAATCGATATTGCTTTATGGAAATTCGAAACCTCCAAATACTATGTGACCATTATTGACGCCCCTGGACACAGAGATTTTATCAAAAACATGATCACAGGTACATCTCAGGCAGATTGTGCCGTGTTGATTGTAGCTGCAGGTACTGGTGAATTTGAAGCCGGTATCTCGAAGAATGGACAAACTCGTGAGCATGCTCTGCTCGCCTTCACATTGGGAGTAAAACAGCTCATCGTTGGTGTGAACAAAATGGACTCCACTGAACCACCGTACAGCGAATCTCGTTTCGAAGAAATCAAGAAGGAAGTATCGTCatacattaaaaaaattggTTACAACCCTGCAGCTGTAGCTTTTGTGCCTATCTCTGGATGGCATGGAGACAACATGTTGGAACCTTCCACCAAAATGCCATGGTTCAAGGGATGGGCTATTGAACGTAAAGAAGGAAAGGCTGATGGTAAATGTTTGATTGAAGCTCTTGACGCTATTCTTCCCCCATCTCGTCCTACTGAGAAACCTCTTCGTCTTCCACTTCAG GATGTCTACAAAATTGGTGGTATTGGAACAGTACCAGTAGGTCGTGTTGAAACTGGAGTTTTGAAACCAGGTACTGTTGTTGTCTTTGCCCCAGCTAACATCACTACTGAAGTCAAGTCTGTGGAGATGCACCACGAAGCCCTTCAGGAAGCTGTACCCGGTGATAACGTTGGTTTCAACGTTAAGAACGTATCTGTAAAAGAATTGCGTCGTGGATACGTCGCTGGTGACTCCAAGAACAACCCACCCAGAGGTGCTTCAGACTTCACTGCTCAAGTAATCGTATTGAACCACCCTGGTCAAATTAGCAACGGATACACCCCAGTTTTGGATTGCCACACAGCTCACATTGCCTGTAAATTTGCCGAAATCAAAGAGAAAGTTGACCGTCGTTCTGGTAAGACCACAGAAGAAAACCCCAAGGCTATCAAATCTGGAGATGCTGCCATTGTTAACTTGGTACCATCCAAGCCTATGTGTGTAGAATCTTTCCAGGAATTCCCTCCTCTAGGACGTTTCGCTGTCCGTGACATGAGGCAAACAGTTGCTGTAGGAGTTATCAAAAGTGTTAGTTTCAAGGAAGGTGGAGCTGGCAAAGTCACGAAAGCTGCCGAAAAAGCAACAAAGAAGAAGTag
- the LOC123321273 gene encoding elongation factor 1-alpha, whose product MGKEKTHINIVVIGHVDSGKSTTTGHLIYKCGGIDKRTIEKFEKEAQEMGKGSFKYAWVLDKLKAERERGITIDIALWKFETSKYYVTIIDAPGHRDFIKNMITGTSQADCAVLIVAAGTGEFEAGISKNGQTREHALLAFTLGVKQLIVGVNKMDSTEPPYSESRFEEIKKEVSSYIKKIGYNPAAVAFVPISGWHGDNMLEPSTKMPWFKGWAIERKEGKADGKCLIEALDAILPPSRPTEKPLRLPLQDVYKIGGIGTVPVGRVETGVLKPGTVVVFAPANITTEVKSVEMHHEALQEAVPGDNVGFNVKNVSVKELRRGYVAGDSKNNPPRGASDFTAQVIVLNHPGQISNGYTPVLDCHTAHIACKFAEIKEKVDRRSGKTTEENPKAIKSGDAAIVNLVPSKPMCVESFQEFPPLGRFAVRDMRQTVAVGVIKSVSFKEGGAGKVTKAAEKATKKK is encoded by the exons ATGGGTAAAGAAAAGACTCATATTAATATTGTCGTAATTGGACACGTAGATTCTGGTAAATCTACAACCACAGGTCACTTGATCTACAAATGCGGTGGTATCGACAAACGTACCATCGAAAAGTTCGAGAAAGAAGCCCAGGAAATGGGAAAGGGTTCTTTCAAATATGCGTGGGTACTTGACAAACTTAAGGCTGAACGTGAACGTGGTATCACAATCGATATTGCTTTATGGAAATTCGAAACCTCCAAATACTATGTGACCATTATTGACGCCCCTGGACACAGAGATTTTATCAAAAACATGATCACAGGTACATCTCAGGCAGATTGTGCCGTGTTGATTGTAGCTGCCGGTACTGGTGAATTTGAAGCCGGTATCTCGAAGAATGGACAAACTCGTGAGCATGCTCTGCTCGCCTTCACATTGGGAGTAAAACAGCTCATCGTTGGTGTGAACAAAATGGACTCCACTGAACCACCGTACAGCGAATCTCGTTTCGAAGAAATCAAGAAGGAAGTATCGTCatacattaaaaaaattggTTACAACCCTGCAGCTGTAGCTTTTGTGCCTATCTCTGGATGGCATGGAGACAACATGTTGGAACCATCCACCAAAATGCCATGGTTCAAGGGATGGGCTATTGAACGTAAAGAAGGAAAGGCTGATGGTAAATGTTTGATTGAAGCTCTTGACGCTATTCTTCCCCCATCTCGTCCTACTGAGAAACCTCTTCGTCTTCCACTTCAG GATGTCTACAAAATTGGTGGTATTGGAACAGTACCAGTAGGTCGTGTTGAAACTGGAGTTTTGAAACCAGGTACTGTTGTTGTCTTTGCCCCAGCTAACATCACTACTGAAGTAAAGTCTGTGGAGATGCACCACGAAGCCCTTCAGGAAGCTGTACCCGGTGACAACGTTGGTTTCAACGTTAAGAACGTATCTGTAAAAGAATTGCGTCGTGGATACGTCGCTGGTGACTCCAAGAACAACCCACCCAGAGGTGCTTCAGACTTCACTGCTCAAGTAATCGTATTGAACCACCCTGGTCAAATTAGCAACGGATACACCCCAGTTTTGGATTGCCACACAGCTCACATTGCCTGTAAATTTGCCGAAATCAAAGAGAAAGTTGACCGTCGTTCTGGAAAGACCACAGAAGAAAACCCCAAGGCTATCAAATCTGGAGATGCTGCCATTGTTAACTTGGTACCATCCAAGCCTATGTGTGTAGAATCTTTCCAGGAATTCCCTCCTCTAGGACGTTTCGCTGTCCGTGACATGAGGCAAACAGTTGCTGTAGGAGTTATCAAAAGTGTTAGTTTCAAGGAAGGTGGAGCTGGTAAAGTCACAAAAGCTGCTGAAAAGGCAACTAAGAAGAAGTGA
- the LOC123321390 gene encoding uncharacterized protein LOC123321390, whose product MAEEISSKQQQPAENFTEEQLENDVMSDEELEENNSEQNLSMDKNSRLHFSAAFGKIDTIKQDLESPDQKIDAENFMGWTPLMMAIRNGHIEAVKLLLEKGADITKKNKLGMNCFNLSIANGNLELVDTVLRHMLKGGISRNRIQETLSPISLAIVFKKTHLLRMLISQGFNPNAMTSKTGLTPLMFAAAVSANKIISVLEEKGANAKARNYMGIHYQDILQWRRHGLENMRGNCNVTKPELTLTPIDIRNEPTASTNINLEAQMVDAVTTIPIVEEMAGLIPSGSNPVTEGNKDCTMELCGGVFVSQEVCVATESSNLDVDENIANDENDQNQTNRMEGHFPPINVTKPHHVAPTASTKDKKFPQPLTIRNDSPIIHHPYQYQSPYNGLPCPLYIPVMNSSYVSSPVTPIMIPSPYPNFVTSVGDMSQNSPMNVMPPPQNQYQCGPPGPSIFFPSPMTRPDPNFAYDANAVNPVPNSYNGSPMFYAVYPNIPNMRNVYSLPGPKP is encoded by the exons ATGGCAGAAGAAATTTCCAGTAAACAACAGCAACCTGCCGAAAATTTTACCGAAGAACAACTAGAAAACGATGTGATGAGTGACGAAGAACTCGAAGAGAATAATTCCGAACAGAACCTTAGCATGGATAAGAATTCACGTTTGCATTTTTCAGCTGCTTTCGGTAAGATAGACACTATAAAACAAGACTTAGAGTCCCCTGATCAGAAAATTGATGCTGAAAACTTCATGGGATGGACCCCCTTGATGATGGCCATTAGAAATGGTCATATTGAAGCCGTGAAATTATTATTAGAAAAAGGGGCTGATATTACGAAGAAAAATAAACTTG GTATGAATTGTTTCAACTTGAGTATAGCGAATGGTAATCTTGAATTGGTTGATACAGTTCTTCGTCATATGCTGAAAGGTGGCATTTCAAGAAATCGGATTCAAGAAACTCTATCACCGATATCTTTAGCTATTGTTTTCAAGAAAACGCACTTGCTGCGAATGTTGATTTCTCAAGGGTTCAACCCAAACGCAATGACTTCTAAAACTG GTCTAACACCCCTTATGTTCGCCGCAGCAGTATCTGCAAATAAGATAATTTCGGTTTTAGAAGAAAAGGGCGCCAATGCTAAAGCAAGAAACTATATGGGTATACACTACCAAGATATACTCCAATGGCGCCGTCATGGATTGGAAAATATGAGGGGAAATTGCAATGTTACCAAACCTGAACTTACCCTGACTCCAATTGACATAAGGAATGAACCAACTGCATCAACAAATATAAATCTAGAAGCACAAATGGTCGACGCTGTTACAACAATACCAATTGTCGAGGAAATGGCTGGTCTAATCCCCTCAGGAAGCAATCCAGTAACTGAAGGAAATAAGGATTGTACGATGGAATTATGTGGTGGCGTTTTCGTGTCTCAAGAAGTTTGTGTGGCAACTGAGTCTAGTAATTTAGACGTGGATGAAAATATagcaaatgatgaaaatgatcaaAACCAAACGAATCGAATGGAAGGACATTTTCCGCCTATAAATGTTACTAAACCTCATCACGTTGCACCTACAGCATCAacaaaagataaaaaattcccacAACCCCTAACAATAAGGAATGACAGTCCAATTATTCATCATCCTTATCAGTACCAATCTCCATACAACGGTCTGCCTTGTCCCTTATATATTCCTGTCATGAATTCGTCTTATGTGTCTAGTCCAGTTACACCTATTATGATACCTTCCCCGTATCCAAATTTTGTGACGTCTGTTGGTGACATGTCCCAAAATTCCCCAATGAACGTAATGCCCCCACCTCAGAACCAATACCAATGCGGTCCTCCTGGTCCATCAATATTTTTCCCAAGTCCGATGACAAGACCCGATCCAAATTTCGCATACGATGCTAACGCTGTCAACCCTGTCCCAAATTCATATAACGGTAGTCCAATGTTCTACGCTGTTTATCCCAATATTCCTAACATGCGAAACGTTTATTCTTTACCTGGACCAAAGCCATAA